tataaatatatattatttgtgaTGTTTAGACGatgtgaatatttgatattatcTAAGTAATTAAGTGTTtgttttatgatgtttgattattattattattattattatNTGGGAATGGGCTAGGGTTATGAACTTATAATCTATAATCTGATGATCGAGTCGATTCCATGATTATAAGTTCATTCCATACCGGGCCAGACCGGAATAGGGCTAGGTTATATACATTCTAATTATGAGAAGGGGTCATCCGAGCGTATTTAAATAGATACTATGTTTACATATGGATCCCTACGTCCTTACATTCCATTTAGGATTAGGAATAGGCGTACGGACCTGTTTTTTACATATCTCTCGTTATTTGGGACCCTATTCAtctctttgggcttctatTGAATCGAGAAATAGGTTTGATTGTCCATCTTTTTGATATAATAGTAAGGCATCCTCCGGATAATTCAAATCGAAGCAATTGGATGTCCGACTCGGACCTATATGACATGACCGAGCAATAGAAATACTCTAACACTCCACCGTTGTCATATATTCCATACATCACACTAGATAGATATCATATTCATGGAATATGATTCACTTTCAAGATGCCTTGGTGGTGAAATGGTAGACACGCGAGACTCAAAATCTCGTGCTAAAGAGCGTGGAGGTTCGAGTCCTCTTCAAGGCATAATGTTGAGAATGCCCGTTGAATTGGAAGGAATAAGTTCGGCAGCGGATCACGAAATCTTGGCGATCTTCTCTATCTAATGAATGGGAGTCCGCTTTGAAATCGTCCGCCCTGCACCCCCCCCCGAGTATATGCTTCAACAGGAATTAAACAAGGGTAGATTGATACAATAGAAACCTCTGGTAAAATGCCCACCCGTAACCCAGCAGATAAAGTACATTACATAGTCCGTTTTAGGGATTGGCGACTTACCCATTCAGTGACTTTGGCACTGGACGTTCCAAAAATGGGGTACTATCGGGTCGGGTGAATTCAATAATAGACGCCTGTTGGCATTCCAGccttccttctcctttcaGGGCCTACCCGAAAGAGAATCCAGTGTTTCTTGGTCGTGAATATCTGAATAGGACGAACCGCCCCGTGGTTTGCTTCGGAACAAAACAATTAGAAATTGGCTCGTTGAACTGGAATGTGTATTAGTCATATAGGGGATCTTTCAATGGAGAAGATCCATCGGCCTAAGACGAAGAGAAGGGtctatctattttatttagttattcaGTTAAACCAATGATTAGTTATTGTAACACATAGCAACAAACATTTCATCCACGAAAAGCCATCTTTTTCTCAACAATGTCTTTGTCATTTGATCCAATAGCATTCCGTTAGATAGaaacaaatttgataaatacCGATAACTCTCGGATGGAGTATTAGAATGGAAAAATCCACAACTTAGTATGAAAAACTATTTTCTTGTTGGGAGATTTAGTAGAcagattgaagaaatttttatatGGACTACTAGTGATATTTGTTCTTGGAAATCACATTTCCAAGATTTGTAATAATCTCCCTCCATTCAGATTTTGTTGGCTTTAGTtgttcaatttaattttgagtttgcaCAAGGTGGtatgaaaaaatgttttcttgtttggaCATTTGGTATGtatactgaaaaaaaaatctttgtatGGGTTATTTGTGAGACCTGTTCTTCGAAATCATATTTCCAAGATTTGTAATAATCTCCATCCATTAGGATTTTATTGGCACTGGTTGCTTGGACaacttcgtttttttttttttttttttttttgNcgttttttttttttttttgttttttggtaggagatttgaaagaaaaaatatatatgacacaCTAGATTGGTTTTCGAGTAGTTGGACaacatttaatatatagaTCGAAGAAATCTTTGTATAATGCGAGGTATGTCCCTAActaagattttttaatttgatttgtgtttTGAATGGGAATGGTTATTATATCACTTTGAAATGAggaaatttgataaattttggtAGTGCTTTGATTTNttaatataaatatatattatttgtgaTGTTTAGACGatgtgaatatttgatattatcTAAGTAATTAAGTGTTtgttttatgatgtttgattattattattattattattattattattttgttttttttttttttttgaagcatcaaaattattaccaCCCATGATTAATGTTCTGTTCATAATTTAAGTAATGAAGtggtaaattgtcataaatcttatttaatttagttattaactttcatttaattaacCATTTTGGTTAagtaagaatattaatttggttattgATTCTATAACcattttgattaatattttatttatttaggttaTTAATCATTATTTGGTTCATGTACGAGAATTAGTATGTTATGCCTGTATAAAGATTTGCTTAGCATTGTTTTAAGTGTGGAGTTATGTGAAAtcattgtcattttgtatttgggTAGAGGCAATCGTGAGAAACTTTGTAGGAGAGACTATGTAGTGTGAAAATGTGAGAGATAGACTTGTAAACACTTTAGTTATACACTTGTACCTGTGGATGTAGAAGAATTTATTCTCTCTGAACCACGCAAATCtttgtgtctctttgtttaatttatgttcATGGGTGTGTGAGTGCAGTCGATTTTGCTTCCGCTTCGGCTACAACAATTGAGTAACAGAACATTTTGGTTGTGGCATTCCGTTTCAACAATTGGATATTAAAGTATTTTGGTTGTAGCATTTGGCTACAACAATTGATATCACAACATTTGAAGGTTCTAATATTTTgcacaacaagtggtatcataGTGGCAAGTTGTAGTATTTGGGGTATTCTAAAATACTTAACATCATCGACCACAAAACGTGCTCACACTCACCATCTACTATCAAAGATAAGTTTCTCACGACAAGTGTACTTATTCgttcttaaaataatattttcaagatttgtGATAATCTTGATCCATTCAGATTTTGTTGACTTTGGttgctcaatttaattttgagcTTGCACAACTTAATATGAAAAACTATTTTCTTGTTCGGAGATTTGGTagacaaattgaagaaatttttatatGGGTTACGGGTGATATTTGTTCTTGGAAATCATATTTCCAAGATTTGTAATAATCTCcatccattcaaattttgttggctttggttgctcaatttaatttttgagcTTCTATTCCAGccttccttctccttttaAGGCCTACCGGAAAGAGAATCCAGTGTTTCTTGGTCGTATATATCTGAAAAGGACGAACCGCCCCGTGGTTTGCTTCGGAACAAAACAATTAGAATTAGGCTCGTTGAACTGGAATGTGTATTATCCATATAGGGGATCTTTCAATGGAGAAGATCCGTCGACCTAAGACGAAGAGAAGGGtctatctattttatttagttattcaGTTAAACCAATGATTCGTTATTGTAACAGATAGCAACAAACATTTCATCCGGGAAAAGCCATCTTTTTCTCAACAATGTCTTTGTCATTTGATCCAATAGCGTTCCGTTAGATAGGAACAGATTTGATAAATACTGATAACTCTCGGATGGAGTATTAGAACGGAAAAATCCATTAGATAATGAACTATTGGTTCTAAGCCATCTCTGGTGATGAATCAACAATCCGAAgtgcttttgcttttcttgCATATTCTTGATAAACCAGcgtttatatatacatataggAAGATCTGTTTGGGAAGTAAGCAGCCCCTTTGACATCTCTTCGTCTGCAAAGAATTCTCGATGCGAAAACACAGAGACAAAAGGCTGATCTTTGAATAGGAAAAAGAGTGGATCTGCAGGATCCCAAATGAATTGGCTTATTCGAAAAAAGTCTTGTTCGTTGGAAGATCTATCTCGTGTCTGGTACTGCACGGTTCCACTCTGCAAGAACTCCGAATCATTCTCTTCATCAGAAATGATCCGCTTGCCCCGAAATGACCTAGCCCAATAGGGAAATCCCAATTCATTGGGCCTTTCGATACAATCAAATAGAAAGCCCCAAGGGCGCCATATTCTAGGAGCCCAAACTATGTGATTGAATAAATCCTCCTCTATCTGTTGCGGGTCGAGGActccttctccttcccctTCTTCAAACTCCGATTCGTATTGTTCATAGAGAAATCTCTGATCAACGATAGAACAAGATCCATTTTGTATCATATCTAAGGGATTCCTGGGTTCGGGCCGAAGAAGCAATGTCACTCGATCATTATCAAATCGACTGCAATCTTTTTCTGTCCGTGAGGATCCCAATCCCAACAGAGCGCCTTCTACTTCTAATAGGCCATGAACTAGATCAGAATCATTCTCAACGAGTCCATAAGAAGTGATCCCATTTTTTTCATCGGGTCCGGATAGAGACCAAAGGTCTTGAACGACCGATCCGGCAGAACAACTCAAAAGATAAAGAAGTATCGTTAATTTCTTCATGCTCGTTCCAAGTTCGAAGTACCATTTGTACAAATAAGAACCCCCTTTGTTACANTTGATCAACATTCAACTGAAGAAGTAATATGTTGACGGGTTGGCAACCAAACCAATTATCTATTTGTGGATGAAGAAGTAATATGTTGACTGGTTGCAACCAAACCAATTATCTACTTGTGGATGTTATGACAAGGTGGAGGTGGTTGGAAATTGTCATAAATCGCATTCCGCTGCAACAATTGGATATCATAGTATTTTGGTTTTAGCATTTGGGtacaacaattggtatcacATTATTTGAAGGTTCAAATATTTTGCACAACAGTCTCGTTACCCACTCTTCGCTTCTTAAGTGTGGACCAACACCAAttcttaaaacatgttttgtcctcgcTCGCATGCATCttaggaaaattttaaagaggTCACCAAACATAGAATGTTCCAAAAAAACATGCTTAACTATAGAGTTCCTCTAATTGAGCTACTCAAAAGAAAGGTCCACATTGTTGGTACAActagtaactttcatttcatttaaggCTTTCATAGTCATCTTATCCTAAGGATTGCTCTCATTCGAATATGGTCTCcgttcattcatgtattccTCTTTTACTCTAGTGTCACATAAGTTATTATCCTCTTAGACATAAATATGAATCTCTTgatttcactaaaaaaaaaaagccttaCTTAAACCATGAATCTCTTCTTCATTGAACACAAACAcgaaaacatatcattgagGCTCAATAGTTTTCTGATTAAAATTTGAGGATTCACTTCCAACCACCGTTACGGTTAGATCATGGCTCTTATACGAATTGTTGAAATCAACGTAACCTCCACTTATCTCCGTATTGATACAGTTTGTTCCATTTTAGACAACAATCTCAGGTGACTATATCTTTCATTTTGaacaaaatatctatttttacCAAGAGATAATTGTCTTCACTTGTATATACCACTTCTGACACTAATTATCTACATATATATTCGAACAAGTAGTTCAAACCTATCAAATTATAGTTAAGTCATTCAACAGTAAAACTTGAATCAAAGCATAGGAATACTAATTCTCATGCATAAATCAAAGGAACACTAATTCTCATACATTACCTGAATCAAGATGATTCATGTACcaatataaaagaatttacCAATATAATAGATGAACCAAATGAATCTCATAGATTCATGAATCAAACTAGGAAGGAGCGAAAAGTATTCAGGAACCAAATCTCCATGaaaattctcaacaatctcCATTTTGTCAGAAACTTCCAAGCAAATAACCGGTTTTGGTGCCACCAAGTCAATTGGCTATTTCTTCCATCTAATGTTGATCTATCTAAGTAATGCTAGAACTTTTTGCGAGCAACCACGTTTATCTACATATTCACCTAGCAGttccaattttaataaatgaatgtcTCATTCATTGATAATTTCTGgaacaaattgaaattgaatatcAACATGCTTGATAATTTCTGTaacaaattgaaattgaatatcAACATGCTTGGTACGAGCACGATGGATTTGGTTTTTGGACAAACAAATATCACTCTAGCCATCACAAAACCCCttcacatgtttttttttagcaatGCCCAAGTCATTAACTAAACAATGAGTccaaatagtttttttttaaagctttaatGAGTGTCATATACTTTGCTTCAACGGTAGACAGTGCAATAATAGACTGCAAAGTTGAACGCTAGCAAACAGATCCACCAATCAGAGTGAATCGATTGGAGTGTGgaactaaacatttttttacaagagtgtgaaaacctctccctaaacataagcgttttaaaactttagaaAGAAACCAGAAAGGAAAACGAAAGCACAATAGATAATTTTACTTGTGCCCCATATAGTTCAATGAAATATTCTTATAATTCAACAATTCATCAAAGTACAGCGCAAGAATGGTAAACAAGAAAAGCATCacttttattcattaatatatcaaatacaGAGAATCAAAGAACAAAGCTACTTAAGAACACACTTTTATTGACTTATATCATGCGTAGCAATAAAAGTAGCTTGTTTAAGAACAGGCAATAGAAAACAAGGCAATAGCTTTAGAACCCCGCCATACGTTCAAAGGAGCCTTCAAATCAAATAGAGATGCTGTTTGGAATGCCTCTACCGGTGAGCCCTTCGGTACTAGATGGAAGAAGCAAAGTGTATGGCATATTAACAGGCCCACTTCGATTTTTGAGGTTGACATCTCTATTCCTTTCCATGATTCTATTCTCAACTTCAAATACTTGTTTCCCGAAGTTCTCAAAGGCATCTAATGCGGCTTTGTCCGATGTCCACTCAATGCTAGCTCTCTGCCCAAGATAAACTTCATCGGAAGCATGCCTTGACAAGATTTCAATAAGCGAAACACCAAGAAGTGTTTGAAGTTGTGAATTGATGGTTCTAAGGAAAGCCTTCTCAGGCTTTGATTCAAGCTCTTTGTACTCAGAACTTCCCACTTCCGGCATGAACCGGCGGCTTATAGTTGGTCTATTGGGAATGTAGCCTCCGTAAGGGTATTGTCCAAAGTTGACGGCTGCATGGAGAGCTGAAGAAATCCATATGATGATGGTACAACTTTCAACTAGATCATTAATGGATTGCATCTTCGGCCACcatgcttcgttcttcttaTCGGCGTGACCTTTTTCTCGTGCTTCCTTCCACCATGATTGGAGTTCGACGTCGTTGCGAATCGCCTCATCGTCTTTGTAGTAAAGAGAGCAATAGTTTGCGACCCACGTTTTGATTATCGACCAAATCTCAAGCCCATCGACAGCAAATGGATAGTCCTCTATTAATAACCGAAGTCCGTGTGGGGAACTTGCATCCTGAACCGCCACACCTCTACAAAAATCAAGGGAAAGAATGATGTTAAAGATCGTTGGATGAGGAGTCcaacatcggctaattaaggaaggaatacatctccattggtatgaggtcttttgggaaaaccaaaagtaaagccacccgagcttattctcaaagtggacaatatcatactattatggagggtcgtgattcctaacagatGTACCATCTTTGTTGTACGATTAAAATAGCtccaaagaaaattaaaatggtgATTTACCTCTTGATGAGATCAGCAGGCAATGCTTGTTCTACGAAATTCCAATCCTTGTATATGTAAGAAGACAACTCCATGGCGTATTTTGCTTGAAAATGAGTGGATTCGAGTAATCCATCGCCATTAACGAGGACTTGCCTTGCAAATGCATTTATAAACATAGTGTCCTTGTAATGAGGAACGAGCAGCTTATGAATGGGATGAACCACACTCAAATGTCTATGTGTTGCAATCACGAAAGGCTCTTGTACAGCGTGAGTATTCAACCTGTAATAGTTTTGTAAGATGAGAGCGTTCAAATTAGAAGCATTGAAAGGTTATTTTGAAGAGTAAATTCATACCAATGGCTGATAAGCTGATGGTAGCCAGCATCATTTACAACCACATAAGCCTTAGCCAATTGCCATATGGACTTTTGGACTCCTTCTTCAGCTGGAAAGTATTGTTTACTAACAGCACCAAATTGGTCGCCTTGAGGGTGTGGCAAGCTTAGCTCAATCACCAACGGCTTCAAAGTGCCATCAGCTTTCAAAAGGAGTATTGTCCTTGTGGCGTATGTTTTGGTAGATGTTCCATTGATTTTCCTAAGAAATGGCATCAATGCATCATGATGATCCAATATGAACAATCTCTTCTCATTCAATGCCTGCATGGATTCAAGAATTATACCCATGAGTTGCATTATACAACGatattaattgaaaagaaaaaaaaaaagagaagaacatATTACCTCTTCAACCGAAAGTCCTTCTAACCCGAATTTtatgtcttcttcttttatcttGCTATTTTGATCTCCATAAAGTTCCGGGTCAAGCTTGCTCACAGGGGGAAATTCctagaaatattaaaatgaaaaattatttattgaaaataaaattgcgcgGGTAGAGATGAACTTAGAAATAGAACTTCGAGATTACCTCAAGACGACGGATCATTACAGGGTTAACTCCGGCTAACATTTCTCTAGCAAATTCTTCGTCTGTCTGCCATGCGTTCTTGTCctctattttcaaatattatacgAAAAAGTTACTTAAgtatgaaattcaaaatctctccGTTCTATCATGCTATCCCataagggaagaaaaaaaaaaggtagtATCTAATAACTCTAAGTCTCTATTACCTTTCACAACTCGTGGAcgagagaatttgagaaatcGTTGATCACTTTCGGTCCTCAGAAGTTCTTGGAACATGGGTGGTGTAAAACCCTTAGTGAGATTCCTAAACACATCCACCGGTACGGGAAATCCTCCTTCATAAAGATCATGAACATCTTGAAATTTGTCAAACTCGCCCGGAGTTAAGTTTATTAGGTTTACAAGTTCTggttggacgtttgaagcaagtgatttcaaagcaaagccaagaAAATCTGACAACTTCAAGTGACCAAAATTCTCATCTCTAGGTACGTAAATGGTTAATCCCAAGATTGATG
The nucleotide sequence above comes from Cucurbita pepo subsp. pepo cultivar mu-cu-16 chromosome LG11, ASM280686v2, whole genome shotgun sequence. Encoded proteins:
- the LOC111804714 gene encoding linoleate 9S-lipoxygenase 6-like isoform X1, producing MFGIGKNIIEGALNTTGDLAGSVIGAGGNIADRVTSLGGKKIKGKVILMRSNVLDFTEFHSSVLDSFTELLGGGVSLQLISATHASNDSRGKLGSKAFLERWITSLPPLFAGESVFQVNFTWEDDFGFPGAFFIKNGHTSEFLLKSLTLEDVPGFGTVHFDCNSWVYPSGRYKKDRIFFANKTYLPSETPNPLRKYREEELSTLRGDGTGERKEWDRIYDYDVYNDLSDPGARPILGGNQYPYPRRGRTGRPRSRKDSNYETRLSSILGLTIYVPRDENFGHLKLSDFLGFALKSLASNVQPELVNLINLTPGEFDKFQDVHDLYEGGFPVPVDVFRNLTKGFTPPMFQELLRTESDQRFLKFSRPRVVKEDKNAWQTDEEFAREMLAGVNPVMIRRLEEFPPVSKLDPELYGDQNSKIKEEDIKFGLEGLSVEEALNEKRLFILDHHDALMPFLRKINGTSTKTYATRTILLLKADGTLKPLVIELSLPHPQGDQFGAVSKQYFPAEEGVQKSIWQLAKAYVVVNDAGYHQLISHWLNTHAVQEPFVIATHRHLSVVHPIHKLLVPHYKDTMFINAFARQVLVNGDGLLESTHFQAKYAMELSSYIYKDWNFVEQALPADLIKRGVAVQDASSPHGLRLLIEDYPFAVDGLEIWSIIKTWVANYCSLYYKDDEAIRNDVELQSWWKEAREKGHADKKNEAWWPKMQSINDLVESCTIIIWISSALHAAVNFGQYPYGGYIPNRPTISRRFMPEVGSSEYKELESKPEKAFLRTINSQLQTLLGVSLIEILSRHASDEVYLGQRASIEWTSDKAALDAFENFGKQVFEVENRIMERNRDVNLKNRSGPVNMPYTLLLPSSTEGLTGRGIPNSISI